CCATCGTTATCGATCAGAAGCCCCATCGACACGAAACTCACGCCGAAGCGCTCTACCGGCTCCAGAAGATCACCCTTGATCCCCGGCTTGGCTTGCCTTGCCCCCAGCATCCCGGGCTGGCTCGGTCCGTAAATATCGGCGTCCATCAGTCCAACCTTCGCGCCGGTCTGCTTCAAGGCTACTGCAAGATTCGCTGAAACCGTCGATTTGCCGACCCCGCCCTTGCCGGAGGCAATCGCTATTATGTTCTTGACCCCGGCCAAACCGCCGGTGTTTTCTTCATGCGAATGAGGCTGTTGCGCCTTCGAATCTGCCATCTGCTATCCTCAATCCAACTATCGATCCAACACCGTTTGC
The DNA window shown above is from Candidatus Zixiibacteriota bacterium and carries:
- a CDS encoding P-loop NTPase, whose product is MADSKAQQPHSHEENTGGLAGVKNIIAIASGKGGVGKSTVSANLAVALKQTGAKVGLMDADIYGPSQPGMLGARQAKPGIKGDLLEPVERFGVSFVSMGLLIDNDG